DNA sequence from the Hoylesella buccalis ATCC 35310 genome:
CATCTGCCAGAACGTGCTGACATCCCTGAGAATATTAAGGAACAGTTAATCGTTGAGTTGTACTCTAAATAAATCATTAAATTAATGGCGATATTAGCATTTCAAAAACCTGATAAAGTAGTAATGTTGGAGGCTGACGACAAGTTCGGTAAATTCGAATTCCGTCCACTTGAGCCTGGCTTTGGTATTACCATCGGTAATTCATTGCGCCGCATTCTCCTTTCATCACTTGAAGGCTATGCTATCAATACCATCCGTATAGCTGGTGTTGAGCATGAGTTTTCTTCAGTACCTGGTGTAAAGGAAGATGTTACCAACATTATCTTGAATCTCAAGCAAGTTCGATTCAAGCAAGTAGTAGAAGAATTCGAGAATGAGAAAGTTAGTATCACCGTAGAGAATTCCACTGAGTTCAAAGCGGGCGATATCGGTAAGTATCTGACTGGATTTGAAGTGTTAAATCCTGATTTGGTGATTTGTCATTTAGATGCTAAAGCTTCCATGCAGATAGACTTGACCATCAATCAAGGACGTGGATACGTTCCCGCTGATGAGAACCGTCAATTCTGCACGGATGTCAATGTCCTCCCAATCGATTCAATCTACACCCCAATCCGTAATGTTAAATACTCAGTAGAGCCTTATCGTGTTGAACAAAAAACCGACTATGATAAGCTTGTTATTGAGGTAACCACGGATGGTTCCCTATCCCCAAAGGATGCACTGAAAGAAGCTGCCAAGATTCTTATCTATCACTTCATGTTGTTCTCGGATGAAAAGATAACACTCGAAAATCCAGATCAAGACGACAACCAGGAGTTTGATGAGGAAGTGTTGCGCATGCGTCAATTGCTAAAGACGAAACTTATTGACTTGAACCTTAGTGTTCGCGCACTCAATTGCCTCAAGGCAGCTGAAGTTGAAACTCTCGGTGACTTGGTGCAGTACAACAAGACAGACTTATTGAAGTTCCGCAACTTTGGAAAGAAATCGCTTTCAGAGCTTGATGATTTGCTCGAAAGTCTGAATCTATCATTTGGAACCGATACATCAAAGTATAAACTGGATAAGGAGTAAGGTTTTAGTATGTGAGTTATTAAGTTTTTAAGTAGTTGAGTTTAGAAGTTTAGGTTTGGATGTATTGAGTAATCAATAGTCAGAACTATGAATGAGTAAACCTTCCATCTACTTGAATCTATAACGTCTATATTAGTAAATCCACTCTCATCCAAAACGAACAAAACAAAAAATGAGACACAATAAAAAATTCAACCACTTAGGTCGTACTGCATCTCATCGTGATGCTATGCTTGCTAACATGGCAGTATCCCTGATTATGCACAAAAGAATCACTACGACCCTCGCAAAAGCAAAGGCTTTAAAAAAGTATGTAGAGCCACTGATTACCCGTTCAAAGGACGATACGACCAATTCGCGTCGTGTTGTTTTCCGCTACCTCCAGAAAAAGGAAGCTGTAACAGAACTGTACAAGACTGTAGCTCCAAAAGTAGGTGATCGTCCAGGCGGTTATACCCGTGTAATCAAGCTGGGTACTCGTCAAGGTGATGCTGCTCAGATTGCTTTTATTGAGTTAGTTGATTTTGATGACAATATGGCAAAGACTGAGAAAACAGCTAAGAAAACTCGTCGTAGCCGTCGTTCTTCAGGTAAGAAGAATGATGAAGCTGCTAAGGCTGAAAGTGCTGTTGAAACAGACGATGTTGTTAAGGCAGAGACAGCCGAAGAAACTTCGAAAGAGGCTTCTGAAGCTAAAGCCAAAGAAGATGTTTCTGAAGCAACAGCTAAAGAAGATGCTTCTGAAGCAAAGGCACAAGACGAAAAGGAAGCTAAGTAAATTTTACCATATTGGTTTCAATATAAACGCTCTCATCCAATTGGGTTGAGAGCGTTTTTTATAAGTACACTCGGCATCAGCACTATCTAATGGGTAAGTCCCGATTAAGTCCTTGTGGCAGAAACTACATAGTCGTACCTTGAAGACTATTTAGTCGTCCTTCTATCGCTCTCCGTATACTTTTTCAGATAATCATGCGTTATTGTCATAGCATCTTAAAAAAAAAGATAGAATGAGACCTCTGCAAAACTCTTTGTTCAAGATTTGCTCATTTCATCATATTTTTGTACCTTTATAGTATGAAACAACGTCCTTCTTCTCCGAGTTTTGCTGACCTAATAGTTGGTCATCGTAAGGTCAAACAGACCTTTTTCTTTCAAATTGATCAGATAATCGACTGGAATCCCATTCGTGGACTTATTGAAATTGCTTACACCAAAGGCAACCGTCCCACTGGTCGTCCAAGCTATGACAGTCTTGTGTTGTTCAAGACCGAGCTTCTTCGTACATGGTATGGCTTGAGTGACGGCGAGGTCGAAGAGCAGGTAAATGACCGTCTGTCCTTCAGTCGCTTTGTTGGTTTAGGATTGGATGACTGCGCTCCAGATAGTACAACTGTATGCCGTTTCCGTAACATTTTGGTTGAAGCCGACCTTTACGACAATGTGCTGCAAGAGATAAATCGCCAGTTAGAGTTGGCTGGTGTTTTGATTAAGCGTGGTGCCATCGTTGATGCAAGTATCACGGATAGTCCTCGTCGACCTCGCGGCCGTAAGGAATACGAAGTAGTTGAGGATCGCAATGAGGAATCAGGCAGGGATGTGGCAGAAAAGGCAATGGTTAAAGAGATCGTCAAGCCCAATGTTGATGGAGAAGCACGTTGGGTAAAGAAGATGGGGAAGCTACACTTCGGTTACAAGCGACATTCGGTTACAGATGAGAACGGTTTGGTGATAGCCGAGGAAACCACACCGGCTAACGAAAGTGACATCAAACATTTGGAAAAGCCATTAGAAAAAGCTAAACTTCCACAAGGTACACCTGTTTATGCCGACAAGGGTTATGATTCCACGGCAAACAAGGATGTACTTAAACGTATGAAGCTCAAGAGTCGTATCATGCACAAAGGAGTAAGGGGGCGTAAGCTAACGGAAAGAGAGCAGCGTATTAATGTAGCCATCAGCAAGACACGGTACAAAGTGGAACGTACCTTTGGATCTATTCACAGATGGTTTCATGGTGGCATAGCCAGATATGTAGGTTTAGATAAGACTCACGCACAACACATCATGGAGGCTATTGCCTACAATTTATATCGAACTCCAGGGATAATTGTGTCTAATTCTCTCAAATAAGGGGAGAATATGAGATGAAATAGAGCATATACAGCATAAAAATCAAAAATATAGACTGCAGGTGAGCCAATAGTGCTCAAAAACAAGAATGATAGAGAATGGGGTAAGGTTTTGCAGAGGTCTCAGAATGAGAGTTAAGATGATACTACCTGCATTGCAGGAGGCAGAAAGTCCTTATTGGCGACCTATAAAGTATTCACTTTTTCCCCCTTTGGGACTGGCAACACTCGCTGCCTATTTCTCCTATGATGACGATGTGGTGATTCAAGATCAGCATGTTGAGAAACTGGTCCTTGATGACACGCCTGATTTGGTTTGTATACAAGTGTATGTTACTAATGCCTATCGTGCCTATAAGATTGCGGATAGTTATCGACAAAGAGGGGTATTTGTAGCTCTGGGTGGTCTACATGTAACCAGTCTTCCTGATGAAGCATCACTTCATGCTGATACCATATTATTAGGTCCAGGGGAGGAAGCATTTCCCGAAACTTAAATTTAAAAATATAAATAACAAATGAACAAAAAACCCTTTTTAATTGGTATGTTGTCAGGAGTAGTCTTGACCATAGCCGCACTTTATGTTGTAAACTTTTTTATTCAAAAGGAAAGTAAAGACGAAGCTATACAGTATATTGAGAAACCTGTGAGTTATGAAAACAAAAACGAAACGTCTTTCAAAGTGTTTCAAGTCATTGGAGAAGATGCTGCGTTAGCAGATGAACTTTCCGATAAACAATCAGACTTGTATCTTGGCAATACGGTTGTGCTTACTGGCAAGGATTTTTATACTGACCAAGTGGTTACAATAAAAAACCTCAGAGGATTGGAACTTATAACTATACAAGTAACCGCGGTTTACCTATGACGGTTCCTATAATAGAAGGTGATTTAGTAAATTAAAACCTACAGGTTTGAGGCGTTACCCAATGATAAGAATTCACACCGCTTTTTCAAAGAATTTTTGGGGAGCATCTTGCGGAATATAAAAGATAGTGATAAGGTGTCGTTGATAGTTACCAAATCCAAAGTTTCTGTTAATAATTCCCAACAATCGGCACAGCATGTTGCGAAAAATACTATATTTACCAACAATAAATTTGACTAACCAAACAATTATTTGAGATGAAGAAAGTATTTTTGATGGCAATGGCAGCCATAGCGTTTATTTTTGCGGGCTGCGGAGACAAGAAGACATCACCTAACGACAATCAGGCAGACACTACGATTGTGATGGATGAAAGTGCAGACGCAACCGCCGACTCCCTGACCTCTGAACTTGATACACAATTGTCGCAGAACAACACGGATGCCGTTCAGGCTACCTTGACATCGTTGCAAAACAAGTATGCTGAGTTGGTGGCTTCTGGCAAGCTGGACACGGCCAAGGCCTATGCCGCCAAGATTCAGCAGTTTTTGAACGACAATGCAGAGAAAATCAAGGCTGCCACAGCTAACAATGCCACTATTGCTGCGCTTGTATCGGGCATTCAGAACCTTCCTACAACAGCAGAAGCAACAGCCGAACAGGCTGAGGCAGCTGTAAAAAACAATGCGGAGGAAATGATGAAAGAGGCTGAATTTGAAACCAACAAGGCCATTGATAAGGCCAAGCGGGAAGCCACGAAAGCCACTGACAAGGCCAATGCGAAAATGAATGAGGCCAAAGACAAAGCCGGCAAGGCGCTTGACAAAAGCGCAGAGGAAGCCAACAAGAAAGTAAACCATGCCAGGGGGCAAATCCGAAAAGGACTGGGGCTGTAATTCCAGAAGCTCTACCAACTGGATAGGTGGAGTTGTAAACACGTTAGCCCAGGGCATCTGCCCTGGGCTAACGTGTTTATGGGCTTTCAGCCCGTCGTCATCTCGATCAACATTCGCATCGTACACCGCCAGAGGCAGTATGCGATTGAATCTAACCGGGTGGCGCAACGAAGAAGTCAAGAGGAAAAACGATTCCTACCTCACTATCTTCATGGTCTTTTTACCTTGCTTGACAATGTAGAGGCCATGCATGGGCAGTTGGTTTACAGAGAAGGCTGCTGCTGGGAGTTGCAATAGCTTGTGACCCTGCAAGTCGTACACGCTGACAGGTGCTTCGGTATCACTTACCGTTGGTGCTTCAATGGCTGTTACCCAGTCGTAATTGGTGCGGTTGTCCTTGATAGTGAAGGTGCCATTGGCGATGTTAATCACCACACTGTTGGGTTTGCCATACTCTGATCTTACCACTTGCCAGTTGGCATCGCGATCATCCTTGAAACGTAGATAGACTTGATAATCGCCATCGGGTAGGTCTTTAGGAAGTCTAATGTTTTGCCACGAAATTGAGTACCACTGGCTGTCATCGGCTTGATAGTTTGTTGTCTTAAGGTTGCGTTGTTGTCCATTGCCTTCGATAACTAAAGCCAGTGTACCATTGACAGGAGTGCTGCTCACGTTCCAAACCTTCGCTTCACCCATTCTGATAGCTTGCTTTCTGAATTTCTCGATGGTGAGCTGGCTGCCATAATACAGGGTGAGGTGACTCTTCCACGCTCCTTGCTGCTCTGGTTGAATGCCAACAATCATGTCTTGGTAGTAGCTATAGTTACTGCGAGCAGGTGTCAGGATGCCGATGTCGAAGTCGCCGTCTTGATAACCTCCCCAGCCCCAGTTGACATGCACTTTGCCGTCTTTGTTGTAGCCGTCAATAACAAAGGCATGGCCATTTTTCCAGTTACTATCGTTGCCCGAATAGTAAATGGGGCGTTGCTCAGACAACTCCTTATACACCATGTCCATCCATTCTTGTTCAGAATAGTAGTTGCGGGTGTAGCGGTTCATGTTGGGATTGTAGCCGAAATTGTTGATCAATGCGTTTTGTGCTGACATGGTGTATGAGGAACTGAAGCCTGGTTTATAATCCATATTGACGGAGATGCCCACCTGTCGCATCAGCTCTGACACAGCTTTGGCCTCTTCGTCAGTGTATTTTCCTTTTTCATAGATAGGCAACATCTTGTCCCACTGATAAGGGGATGCGGAAAAGTCGGCGGAGAGTGTCTCACCATTCATCGAATAGCTGTTCGACCCTTTGCCCACCGTGGGATACTTGTAATAGCGCATAATCTGCGTCATGGTGATGGCTACGCATCCCACAAGATAAGGTTTGCCTTTATCATCCTTTTGCACATCGTTGTTGAAGGGGGCTTCTTGTTGCCATCTGGTTTTTATGAGTGGTTCTACATGGTCGGGTAGGGGTGCTGATGGTGCGATGGCGCCACTGTAGCCATGTCCACTGGCTATACGCGAGGCAATGGCTGCGTTGGCTGCCCGTAAGTACCATTGAAAGGAGGGATTGATGTTTGTGTCGGTGGTATATGGCTTGTTTGATACACCGACAACGGCTTCAATGGCGTCATCGTTGGCCAATACCACAAA
Encoded proteins:
- a CDS encoding DNA-directed RNA polymerase subunit alpha; this translates as MAILAFQKPDKVVMLEADDKFGKFEFRPLEPGFGITIGNSLRRILLSSLEGYAINTIRIAGVEHEFSSVPGVKEDVTNIILNLKQVRFKQVVEEFENEKVSITVENSTEFKAGDIGKYLTGFEVLNPDLVICHLDAKASMQIDLTINQGRGYVPADENRQFCTDVNVLPIDSIYTPIRNVKYSVEPYRVEQKTDYDKLVIEVTTDGSLSPKDALKEAAKILIYHFMLFSDEKITLENPDQDDNQEFDEEVLRMRQLLKTKLIDLNLSVRALNCLKAAEVETLGDLVQYNKTDLLKFRNFGKKSLSELDDLLESLNLSFGTDTSKYKLDKE
- the rplQ gene encoding 50S ribosomal protein L17, whose translation is MRHNKKFNHLGRTASHRDAMLANMAVSLIMHKRITTTLAKAKALKKYVEPLITRSKDDTTNSRRVVFRYLQKKEAVTELYKTVAPKVGDRPGGYTRVIKLGTRQGDAAQIAFIELVDFDDNMAKTEKTAKKTRRSRRSSGKKNDEAAKAESAVETDDVVKAETAEETSKEASEAKAKEDVSEATAKEDASEAKAQDEKEAK
- a CDS encoding IS5 family transposase, producing MKQRPSSPSFADLIVGHRKVKQTFFFQIDQIIDWNPIRGLIEIAYTKGNRPTGRPSYDSLVLFKTELLRTWYGLSDGEVEEQVNDRLSFSRFVGLGLDDCAPDSTTVCRFRNILVEADLYDNVLQEINRQLELAGVLIKRGAIVDASITDSPRRPRGRKEYEVVEDRNEESGRDVAEKAMVKEIVKPNVDGEARWVKKMGKLHFGYKRHSVTDENGLVIAEETTPANESDIKHLEKPLEKAKLPQGTPVYADKGYDSTANKDVLKRMKLKSRIMHKGVRGRKLTEREQRINVAISKTRYKVERTFGSIHRWFHGGIARYVGLDKTHAQHIMEAIAYNLYRTPGIIVSNSLK
- a CDS encoding cobalamin-dependent protein (Presence of a B(12) (cobalamin)-binding domain implies dependence on cobalamin itself, in one of its several forms, or in some unusual lineages, dependence on a cobalamin-like analog.), giving the protein MILPALQEAESPYWRPIKYSLFPPLGLATLAAYFSYDDDVVIQDQHVEKLVLDDTPDLVCIQVYVTNAYRAYKIADSYRQRGVFVALGGLHVTSLPDEASLHADTILLGPGEEAFPET
- a CDS encoding VPDSG-CTERM exosortase interaction domain protein, yielding MNKKPFLIGMLSGVVLTIAALYVVNFFIQKESKDEAIQYIEKPVSYENKNETSFKVFQVIGEDAALADELSDKQSDLYLGNTVVLTGKDFYTDQVVTIKNLRGLELITIQVTAVYL
- a CDS encoding C10 family peptidase — protein: MRFRLFTTFFLSLLLSLSSSAKPRTMAQLKAIAARELSVSTTIEDTRATNTGSMATLQQLSDLTVIGNRHVGFVVLANDDAIEAVVGVSNKPYTTDTNINPSFQWYLRAANAAIASRIASGHGYSGAIAPSAPLPDHVEPLIKTRWQQEAPFNNDVQKDDKGKPYLVGCVAITMTQIMRYYKYPTVGKGSNSYSMNGETLSADFSASPYQWDKMLPIYEKGKYTDEEAKAVSELMRQVGISVNMDYKPGFSSSYTMSAQNALINNFGYNPNMNRYTRNYYSEQEWMDMVYKELSEQRPIYYSGNDSNWKNGHAFVIDGYNKDGKVHVNWGWGGYQDGDFDIGILTPARSNYSYYQDMIVGIQPEQQGAWKSHLTLYYGSQLTIEKFRKQAIRMGEAKVWNVSSTPVNGTLALVIEGNGQQRNLKTTNYQADDSQWYSISWQNIRLPKDLPDGDYQVYLRFKDDRDANWQVVRSEYGKPNSVVINIANGTFTIKDNRTNYDWVTAIEAPTVSDTEAPVSVYDLQGHKLLQLPAAAFSVNQLPMHGLYIVKQGKKTMKIVR